The following coding sequences lie in one Cyanobacterium sp. Dongsha4 genomic window:
- a CDS encoding potassium channel family protein: MVFTPFLQYFDRFNIWFPIIFFSTIILAINTLGFPKKFIYVFRGIAIFAYLSSILSRLKMLNHIDAIEIFSDVLSALFMILSIVAIVLRILSETEINGDVIKGSICIYLMIGILWGIFYKILVNINANSFELSIFIDASPQYQLFYFSFTTLTTLGYGDISPLNSMGMMLSNIEALLGQLFPAIFISKLVSLSLSK, translated from the coding sequence ATGGTTTTTACACCTTTTTTACAATATTTTGATAGGTTTAATATTTGGTTTCCTATTATCTTTTTTTCTACTATTATTTTAGCAATTAATACCCTTGGTTTTCCGAAAAAGTTTATTTATGTTTTTCGTGGGATAGCCATTTTTGCGTATTTAAGCTCTATTCTTAGTCGTCTTAAAATGCTTAATCATATAGATGCGATCGAAATTTTTTCAGATGTATTAAGTGCTTTATTTATGATTTTATCTATCGTTGCAATTGTTCTTCGGATTCTTTCGGAAACAGAAATCAATGGAGATGTAATTAAAGGATCAATTTGCATATATTTAATGATTGGCATTCTTTGGGGTATTTTCTATAAAATTCTTGTTAATATAAATGCTAACTCTTTTGAATTAAGTATATTTATAGATGCAAGTCCACAATATCAATTATTTTATTTTAGTTTTACCACCCTCACAACTTTGGGATATGGGGATATAAGTCCTCTTAATAGTATGGGAATGATGTTGTCTAATATAGAGGCTTTACTAGGACAACTTTTTCCTGCTATTTTTATTTCTAAATTAGTTAGTTTAAGTTTAAGTAAATAG
- the rpe gene encoding ribulose-phosphate 3-epimerase, with product MSDKKVVISPSILSADFSRLGEEIKAVDEAGADWIHVDVMDGRFVPNITIGPLIVEAIRPYTKKPLDVHLMIVEPEKYVEDFAKAGADIISVHAEHNASPHLHRTLCQIRELGKMSGVVLNPSTPLELIDYVIDVCDLVLIMSVNPGFGGQSFIPSVVPKIKALRQMCDERGLDPWIEVDGGLKPNNTWQVLEAGANAIVAGSAVFKAPSYADAIEGIRNSKRPEPELATA from the coding sequence ATGAGTGATAAAAAAGTCGTTATTTCTCCTTCCATTTTATCTGCGGATTTCAGTCGTTTAGGAGAAGAAATCAAAGCTGTTGACGAAGCTGGTGCAGATTGGATTCATGTGGATGTCATGGACGGTCGTTTTGTACCTAATATTACTATTGGTCCTTTAATTGTAGAGGCTATTCGCCCTTACACCAAAAAGCCTTTAGATGTACATTTAATGATTGTTGAACCTGAGAAGTATGTAGAAGACTTCGCAAAAGCAGGTGCTGACATTATTTCTGTTCACGCTGAACACAATGCTTCCCCCCATTTACACCGCACTCTCTGTCAAATTCGTGAGTTAGGTAAAATGTCTGGGGTGGTTTTAAATCCCTCTACTCCTTTAGAGTTAATTGACTATGTGATTGATGTTTGTGATTTAGTCTTAATCATGAGCGTTAACCCCGGCTTTGGTGGACAAAGTTTCATTCCTTCTGTTGTGCCTAAAATCAAGGCTTTACGTCAAATGTGCGATGAGAGAGGTTTAGACCCTTGGATTGAGGTTGACGGTGGTTTGAAACCTAATAATACTTGGCAAGTTTTAGAGGCTGGTGCTAATGCCATTGTAGCTGGTTCTGCCGTCTTTAAAGCTCCTAGTTATGCAGATGCGATCGAAGGTATCCGTAATAGTAAGCGCCCTGAGCCTGAATTGGCTACTGCTTAA
- a CDS encoding alpha/beta hydrolase, whose translation MLTNEIVTEAKKLIEKDSIALFEQIQFTKINTPLCSEEIATSYVKKGEGKTPVLLLHGFDSSLFEYRRLLPFLGEEYDVWALDLLGFGFTQRQANLNYSPHSIRTHLYHFWSTMINKPMILVGASMGGASAIDFCLSYPQAVEKLVLLDSGGLTKQPIIGKFLFPPLGYLATEFLRNLKVRQSISKTAYFNPEFASEDALRCAALHLQCENWSKALISFTKSGGYGSFAEELGQIKAETLILWGKNDKILGIKPASQFQELIPQSKLIWIDDCGHVPHLEKSEITAHHILDFVNS comes from the coding sequence ATGTTAACTAATGAAATTGTCACTGAAGCAAAAAAACTTATAGAAAAAGATTCGATCGCACTTTTTGAGCAAATCCAGTTTACAAAAATTAACACTCCCTTATGTTCAGAGGAAATCGCCACGAGTTATGTAAAAAAGGGAGAAGGAAAAACACCAGTGTTGTTATTACATGGTTTTGACAGTTCCTTGTTTGAATATCGTCGTTTATTACCGTTTTTAGGAGAAGAATACGATGTTTGGGCTTTAGACTTGCTAGGATTCGGTTTTACCCAAAGACAGGCTAATTTAAACTATTCTCCCCATAGTATTAGAACTCATCTCTATCATTTTTGGTCAACCATGATTAACAAACCCATGATTTTAGTGGGGGCATCTATGGGAGGAGCGAGTGCTATTGACTTTTGCCTAAGTTATCCCCAAGCAGTGGAGAAATTGGTGTTGTTAGATAGTGGCGGTTTGACAAAGCAACCGATAATTGGGAAGTTTTTATTTCCCCCTTTAGGTTATTTAGCTACAGAATTTTTACGGAATTTGAAAGTAAGACAGAGTATCAGTAAAACGGCTTATTTTAATCCAGAGTTTGCCAGTGAAGATGCCTTAAGATGTGCGGCCTTACATCTACAATGTGAGAATTGGAGTAAAGCGTTAATTTCTTTTACCAAGAGTGGTGGTTATGGTTCATTTGCAGAAGAATTAGGGCAAATTAAAGCAGAAACCCTGATTTTATGGGGAAAAAATGACAAAATCTTAGGCATAAAACCCGCTAGTCAATTCCAAGAGTTAATCCCCCAAAGTAAATTAATTTGGATTGATGATTGCGGTCATGTGCCACATTTAGAAAAATCAGAAATTACAGCTCATCATATTCTCGATTTTGTCAATAGCTGA
- a CDS encoding diguanylate cyclase domain-containing protein, which translates to MKTLLSKKLPLRLVLIIPFIVQIVGTVTLVGYLSYRTGRSAVENLANQLMAQTSNLVRDHLNHYLPIKQETIAVNYKAFQEGRVDVTNLDEVRSHLWQQATLASPPFVTGFANNKGENIIYMSLPEEDNIIVREITLPDIFSNKFYRLDNQGQKKQLLSAKTVPLDIRTTDWYLKAREKKKQTWSPIFIDQTVPTLVINSLYPIYDESNNLLGVFHSGVRLRSIGSFLSQLKFSPSGQTFIMELNGNLVATSAQDALYQNQGDYLTPLNAKNSDNPIISAIASQLEEKYSDLGSISERINLRVDVKNNILFAQVEPYKDKYGLHWLLVTIIPRSDFMKEIDENRKITWLLCVGAFILSIVVGIVIAHYISQPIERLNRASDDIASGKMTSTAIVTQITELQNLANSFNFMANQLENAFETLENKVRERTEELIIANEKLELIANLDGLTQIANRRRFDEYLNLEWQRHLREKQPLTLILTDIDYFKRYNDYFGHQQGDECLKKVAQTIASIPNRSSDLTARYGGEEFAVILVNTDIQGGITIAEQMRDAIASLKINHPRSEIADHVTLSLGVFTLIPKHDNTIEDFINTTDQALYLAKNKGRNCIHFIQSDSNQEKKDKLSDYLLTSEIDDHEDLFDRDKDTGSEINL; encoded by the coding sequence CTACCTCTGAGGTTAGTCTTAATTATTCCTTTTATTGTGCAAATTGTTGGTACTGTTACCTTAGTAGGGTACTTGTCTTATCGTACTGGGCGAAGTGCCGTAGAAAATTTAGCGAATCAATTAATGGCTCAAACTTCTAATCTTGTTCGAGATCATCTTAATCATTATTTGCCAATTAAACAAGAAACCATAGCTGTTAATTACAAAGCGTTTCAAGAAGGTCGTGTGGATGTAACAAATTTGGATGAGGTGCGATCGCATCTTTGGCAACAGGCAACTTTAGCTTCTCCTCCCTTTGTGACAGGATTTGCAAATAATAAGGGAGAAAATATTATTTATATGTCTCTACCAGAAGAAGATAATATCATTGTTAGAGAGATTACTTTACCCGATATTTTCAGCAATAAATTTTATCGATTAGATAATCAAGGTCAAAAAAAGCAACTTTTATCAGCAAAAACAGTTCCCCTTGATATACGTACAACGGATTGGTATTTAAAAGCTAGAGAGAAAAAAAAACAAACTTGGTCGCCGATTTTTATAGATCAAACTGTACCGACTCTAGTTATTAATAGTTTATATCCCATTTATGATGAGTCAAATAATTTATTAGGGGTATTCCATAGTGGAGTTAGATTAAGAAGTATTGGCAGTTTTTTGAGTCAACTGAAGTTTTCTCCTTCGGGACAAACTTTTATTATGGAATTAAATGGTAATTTAGTTGCTACCTCCGCCCAAGATGCACTCTATCAAAATCAGGGGGATTATTTAACCCCTTTGAATGCTAAAAATAGTGATAATCCAATCATAAGTGCGATCGCATCTCAATTAGAGGAGAAATATTCGGATTTAGGCAGTATTTCTGAAAGGATTAATTTACGAGTAGATGTCAAAAATAATATCTTATTCGCCCAAGTTGAACCCTATAAAGATAAGTATGGTTTGCATTGGTTGTTAGTGACAATTATTCCTCGCTCTGATTTTATGAAAGAAATCGATGAGAATAGAAAAATCACTTGGCTTCTGTGTGTTGGAGCTTTCATTTTATCTATTGTGGTTGGTATTGTCATTGCCCATTATATTAGTCAACCCATCGAGCGTTTAAATCGGGCTAGTGATGACATAGCATCGGGAAAAATGACATCAACAGCTATTGTGACGCAAATTACGGAATTACAAAACCTTGCCAACTCCTTCAATTTTATGGCAAATCAATTAGAAAATGCTTTTGAAACTTTAGAGAATAAGGTAAGGGAAAGAACAGAAGAACTAATAATTGCCAATGAAAAACTAGAATTAATCGCTAATCTCGATGGTTTAACGCAAATTGCTAATCGTCGTCGTTTTGATGAATACTTAAACTTGGAATGGCAAAGACATTTAAGGGAAAAACAACCTTTAACTCTAATTTTGACAGATATTGACTATTTTAAACGCTATAACGACTATTTTGGTCATCAGCAGGGTGATGAATGTTTGAAAAAAGTGGCTCAAACTATTGCGTCTATTCCCAATCGTTCGAGTGATTTAACTGCTCGTTATGGGGGAGAAGAATTTGCTGTAATCCTTGTTAATACTGATATTCAAGGTGGTATAACTATTGCTGAACAAATGCGAGATGCGATCGCATCTTTAAAAATTAATCATCCTCGCTCAGAAATTGCTGACCATGTTACATTAAGTCTAGGGGTTTTTACTCTGATTCCAAAACATGATAACACCATAGAAGATTTTATTAACACAACAGATCAAGCGTTATATTTAGCCAAAAATAAAGGAAGAAATTGTATCCATTTCATTCAATCCGATTCAAATCAAGAAAAAAAAGATAAATTATCAGATTATCTTCTCACATCAGAAATAGATGATCATGAAGATTTGTTTGATAGAGATAAAGACACGGGGAGCGAGATTAATCTATAA